Proteins encoded in a region of the Clostridiales bacterium genome:
- a CDS encoding electron transport complex subunit RsxA, with the protein MIVSTFITAVFTENLVFYYTYGICPFLGVSQKSKTAIGMGLTVILVITLSSILSYLIYTYLLIPFELEYLQILLFILIIASLVQLMEILFKRFIPALYKGLGIYLPLVTTNCAVLGTANAVITKGFMFIETVFYSLFIGVGFLLALILMSGIRERLEKADVPKSFKGFPLALIAAGIMAMAFSGLSGLNFFG; encoded by the coding sequence ATGATTGTTTCAACTTTTATTACCGCCGTATTTACCGAAAACTTAGTCTTTTATTACACTTACGGAATTTGTCCTTTCTTGGGCGTAAGCCAAAAAAGCAAAACCGCAATAGGCATGGGATTGACGGTCATATTGGTAATTACGCTATCGTCAATTTTGTCATATCTTATATATACATATTTGTTAATACCCTTTGAATTGGAGTATTTGCAAATATTATTATTTATATTGATAATCGCATCTTTGGTTCAGTTAATGGAAATCCTTTTTAAGAGATTTATACCGGCGCTTTATAAAGGGCTGGGCATATATTTGCCTTTGGTGACAACCAATTGCGCCGTTTTAGGAACGGCTAATGCGGTCATAACAAAAGGCTTTATGTTTATTGAGACTGTCTTTTATTCGTTATTTATTGGAGTAGGATTTTTATTGGCTTTGATATTGATGTCTGGTATCAGGGAACGGCTAGAAAAAGCCGATGTCCCCAAAAGCTTTAAAGGGTTTCCTTTGGCCCTTATCGCCGCAGGCATTATGGCGATGGCGTTTTCGGGTTTAAGCGGCTTAAACTTTTTTGGGTAA
- a CDS encoding electron transporter RnfB, translating to MTFILPILIVMAIAAFLGFVLAFLGDKFDVKQDERVEQVISNLAGVNCGSCGYASCAAFAEALVAGEVTLDKCRPTRADKKALIKEILSQNKNS from the coding sequence ATGACATTTATACTGCCAATACTAATTGTTATGGCCATTGCGGCATTTTTGGGATTTGTATTGGCGTTTTTGGGCGATAAATTTGATGTAAAACAAGATGAAAGGGTAGAACAAGTTATCAGCAATCTTGCGGGCGTTAATTGCGGAAGCTGCGGTTATGCAAGCTGCGCCGCTTTTGCCGAAGCTCTAGTGGCGGGCGAAGTGACATTAGACAAATGCAGACCCACAAGGGCCGATAAAAAGGCTTTGATTAAAGAAATATTAAGCCAAAATAAAAATTCATAA
- a CDS encoding Ppx/GppA family phosphatase encodes MEKVAVIDLGSNSVRMVMANILEGGYFVVFDDIKETVRLGQGMEKDGFLKSSKIAQAIKTLKMFRKLCDAYEVDKIIAIATNAVRRAKNQRSFLDEVYAMCGFKINVLTEEEESRFIYQGVINSLDIPKGLILDISGSSTQLIHYNRRNILNTINIPFGSITLTELFYDETLPPEKQAEKIELFITEQLSRLDWLKQLEPEVQLIGVGGAFRNLGKISRMLRRYSLDNTHNYVLPKEHFVDIYDMIKVLDYEKRMKIKGMSSGRADIFISALACIKGLLNVISNTQMTISACGLREGILYNYAVPSTSEKPITDILGHSISTIMNYFDENAAHAEQVYNLSMQLFKQLRVLHKLPRQYVKILRVASLLHDCGSRIKFYDHHKHSFYIILNSHLNGLTQRELLLSAFVASAHRREGLNLGEWNKYKDILKEEDLPAVRKLGVILRIAESLDRSMSGVIKTISCDVLGDSVIMKTEADGDCSLEIKNALAAATEFYKAFHKNLEIL; translated from the coding sequence TTGGAAAAGGTTGCAGTCATTGATTTAGGTTCTAATTCTGTAAGAATGGTAATGGCCAATATTTTGGAAGGCGGTTATTTCGTAGTATTTGACGATATCAAAGAAACAGTAAGATTAGGACAAGGAATGGAAAAGGACGGATTTTTAAAATCGTCCAAAATTGCGCAGGCAATCAAAACTTTGAAAATGTTTAGGAAACTTTGCGACGCTTACGAGGTTGATAAGATAATAGCGATAGCGACCAACGCCGTAAGGCGCGCGAAAAATCAAAGAAGCTTTTTGGATGAAGTTTATGCCATGTGCGGCTTTAAGATAAATGTATTGACTGAAGAGGAAGAGTCCAGGTTTATCTATCAGGGCGTTATCAATTCTTTGGACATTCCAAAAGGGTTGATTCTTGATATATCGGGCAGTTCCACCCAGTTGATACACTATAATAGGCGCAATATTCTCAATACAATCAATATACCTTTTGGCTCAATAACTTTGACCGAACTGTTTTATGATGAAACTTTGCCGCCCGAAAAACAAGCCGAAAAAATCGAGCTTTTTATTACCGAACAGCTCTCAAGGCTGGATTGGCTCAAGCAATTAGAGCCCGAAGTCCAGTTAATAGGAGTGGGCGGGGCGTTTAGAAACTTGGGCAAAATAAGCAGAATGCTCAGAAGGTATTCCTTGGATAACACCCATAATTATGTGTTGCCAAAAGAACATTTTGTTGATATCTATGATATGATTAAGGTGCTTGATTATGAAAAGCGCATGAAAATAAAAGGAATGTCCAGCGGAAGAGCGGACATATTTATCAGCGCATTAGCTTGTATTAAGGGGCTTCTTAATGTCATATCAAACACCCAAATGACAATCAGCGCATGCGGACTTAGAGAGGGAATATTATATAATTACGCCGTTCCGTCAACCAGCGAAAAGCCAATTACCGATATTTTGGGCCATAGCATTAGCACCATAATGAATTACTTTGACGAAAACGCCGCCCATGCAGAACAAGTTTATAACCTTTCAATGCAATTATTCAAGCAATTAAGGGTTTTGCACAAACTGCCCCGACAGTATGTAAAAATTTTGAGAGTAGCTTCGCTGTTGCATGATTGCGGCTCAAGAATAAAATTTTACGATCACCATAAACACTCTTTTTATATAATCTTAAACTCGCATCTTAACGGACTCACCCAAAGAGAATTATTATTATCGGCCTTTGTCGCAAGCGCGCACCGTAGGGAAGGGCTTAATTTGGGCGAATGGAACAAATATAAAGATATCCTAAAAGAAGAAGATTTGCCCGCTGTCAGAAAATTGGGCGTTATCTTGAGAATCGCCGAAAGCTTGGATAGGTCAATGAGCGGGGTAATCAAAACAATATCTTGCGATGTTTTGGGGGATTCGGTAATAATGAAAACCGAAGCCGACGGCGATTGTTCTTTGGAAATTAAAAACGCCTTAGCGGCGGCAACGGAATTTTACAAAGCGTTTCATAAAAATCTTGAGATTTTATAA
- a CDS encoding acetylglutamate kinase → MRDTNDINGLDRCQLRLSNTFRELWVEHVLWTRLFILSAIFDLPDLQFTTERLLQNPVDFAKVLKPFYGEKTAMQFKQLFTDHLLIAAQLVNAAKAGNAEEVEKQRRRWYANAEDIAKFLACINCFWSEAEWKKLLFDHLRMTEDEAVFILTGQFEKSIKVYDQIQDQALKMADVMTRGIIRQFRIIY, encoded by the coding sequence ATGAGGGATACAAACGACATTAACGGGTTGGATCGCTGTCAATTGCGGCTGTCAAACACTTTTAGAGAATTATGGGTGGAGCATGTGCTATGGACTCGTCTTTTTATTTTAAGCGCTATATTTGATCTTCCCGACCTTCAGTTTACGACAGAAAGGCTTTTGCAAAATCCTGTTGATTTTGCTAAAGTTTTAAAACCATTTTACGGCGAGAAAACAGCCATGCAATTTAAGCAACTTTTTACCGACCACCTTTTGATCGCGGCACAGCTGGTTAACGCGGCCAAAGCGGGAAACGCCGAAGAAGTGGAAAAACAACGCAGAAGATGGTATGCCAACGCCGAGGATATTGCCAAATTCCTCGCTTGCATTAACTGCTTCTGGAGCGAAGCTGAATGGAAAAAATTATTATTTGACCATCTTCGCATGACAGAAGACGAGGCTGTATTTATTTTGACAGGCCAATTTGAAAAAAGCATAAAAGTATATGACCAGATCCAAGACCAAGCCCTAAAAATGGCCGATGTCATGACCCGCGGCATCATTCGGCAATTTAGAATTATATATTAA
- the gdhA gene encoding NADP-specific glutamate dehydrogenase yields the protein MNPYVKSVIENAKSKHKNEPEFIQAVEEVLSSVSPLIEKHPEYEKFDLLNRIITPERMISFRVVWMDDKGNYHTNTGYRCQFNGALGPYKGGIRFQPNVYPGIIKFLAFEQCFKNALTGLPIGGGKGGADFDPVGKSDAEIMRFCQSFMTALYRYIGPDVDVPAGDLGVGGREIGYMFGQYRRLKGVWENGVLTGKGLSYGGSLIRPEATGYGAMYYLNEVLKHHGEDIKGKTIAVSGYGNVAWGICKKAMHMDAKVVTISGPEGYIYDPEGVSSCEEKVNYLLEMRARGLDRIKDYADKFGVKFYPNAKPWGEKVDIYMPAATQNEVDLESAKKIVNSGAKYYMEVSNMPTTNEALEYLKQHNIIIGPSKAVNAGGVGVSAMEMSQNSQRLVWAAEEVDAQLQKIMKNIYKITVETAQEYNLGYDLVAGANLAGFKKVAQAMIEQGVF from the coding sequence ATGAATCCTTATGTAAAAAGCGTTATTGAAAACGCCAAATCCAAGCATAAAAACGAGCCCGAGTTTATTCAAGCTGTGGAAGAGGTTTTGTCTTCCGTGTCGCCTTTGATTGAAAAACACCCCGAATATGAAAAATTTGACCTTTTAAACAGAATTATAACGCCCGAGAGAATGATTTCTTTTAGAGTTGTTTGGATGGACGATAAGGGCAATTATCATACCAATACGGGATATCGCTGCCAATTTAACGGCGCGCTAGGCCCTTACAAAGGCGGCATAAGGTTTCAACCAAACGTATATCCCGGAATTATTAAGTTTTTGGCTTTTGAGCAATGCTTTAAAAACGCTTTGACAGGACTGCCTATCGGCGGCGGAAAAGGCGGCGCTGATTTTGACCCCGTAGGCAAATCCGACGCCGAGATTATGCGTTTTTGTCAATCTTTTATGACCGCGTTATATAGATACATCGGCCCTGATGTTGATGTCCCCGCGGGCGATTTGGGTGTGGGGGGGCGCGAAATAGGCTATATGTTTGGCCAATACAGAAGACTAAAAGGCGTATGGGAAAACGGAGTTTTGACCGGCAAAGGCTTATCTTACGGCGGTTCTTTGATCCGTCCCGAAGCGACCGGCTACGGCGCGATGTATTACCTTAACGAAGTCTTAAAGCATCATGGCGAGGATATAAAAGGCAAAACTATCGCCGTGTCCGGATACGGCAATGTGGCGTGGGGCATCTGCAAAAAAGCTATGCATATGGACGCTAAGGTTGTCACTATTTCTGGGCCTGAGGGATATATTTACGACCCTGAAGGCGTTTCTTCTTGCGAAGAAAAGGTGAACTATCTATTGGAAATGCGCGCGCGCGGTCTTGACAGGATCAAAGACTATGCCGATAAGTTTGGCGTTAAGTTTTATCCTAACGCTAAGCCTTGGGGCGAAAAAGTTGATATTTATATGCCCGCGGCGACGCAAAACGAAGTGGATTTGGAATCGGCAAAGAAAATTGTCAATTCAGGCGCCAAATATTACATGGAAGTTTCCAATATGCCTACCACCAATGAAGCCTTAGAATATCTGAAACAACATAATATAATCATTGGCCCTTCAAAAGCGGTTAACGCCGGCGGCGTGGGCGTATCGGCTATGGAAATGTCGCAAAATTCGCAAAGGTTGGTTTGGGCCGCCGAAGAAGTTGACGCCCAATTACAAAAAATAATGAAAAATATTTATAAAATCACTGTGGAAACCGCGCAAGAATACAACCTTGGGTATGATTTGGTCGCCGGCGCCAATCTAGCTGGATTTAAAAAGGTCGCCCAAGCCATGATAGAACAAGGCGTTTTCTAA
- the ruvX gene encoding Holliday junction resolvase RuvX, with translation MRVLGIDYGDKRIGFAISDQFRIIASPLEVYSRKTLKQDLEYIKKIIDAHQVDTVVIGLPINMDGTLGDRAIKTQEFGEQLKQIINLPIVYIDERWTSKESERVLIQSNVRREKRKSLMDKIAAQNILQRYLDMPKSK, from the coding sequence ATGCGCGTTTTGGGAATTGATTATGGGGACAAAAGAATAGGATTTGCTATCAGCGACCAATTCCGCATTATCGCAAGCCCGTTAGAAGTTTATAGCAGAAAGACTTTGAAGCAGGACTTGGAATATATCAAAAAAATTATAGACGCTCATCAAGTGGATACGGTAGTAATAGGCTTGCCTATAAATATGGACGGCACTTTGGGCGATAGGGCAATCAAAACTCAAGAATTTGGAGAACAACTAAAACAAATAATTAATTTGCCTATAGTCTATATTGACGAAAGATGGACATCCAAAGAATCCGAGCGCGTTTTGATTCAAAGCAATGTAAGGCGCGAAAAAAGAAAATCATTGATGGATAAGATTGCCGCGCAAAATATTTTACAACGGTATTTGGATATGCCCAAAAGCAAATAA
- a CDS encoding DUF1292 domain-containing protein: MSKNDEFVVDLMPEDNAEIITLYDEEENEIPFYQIACIEHNNEFYAMLQPAVEVEGIEEDEVIVLKMLEAKDDDDDLFEPVTDEKLLDEIYQAYIKAVEEEEEYEEEDQDEYEEDENE; the protein is encoded by the coding sequence ATGTCAAAAAACGACGAGTTTGTAGTGGATTTGATGCCCGAAGATAACGCCGAGATTATTACTTTATACGACGAGGAAGAAAACGAAATCCCGTTTTATCAAATAGCTTGCATAGAACATAACAATGAATTTTATGCTATGTTACAGCCTGCCGTTGAAGTGGAAGGCATTGAGGAAGACGAGGTAATAGTCTTAAAAATGCTGGAAGCAAAAGACGATGACGATGATTTATTTGAGCCTGTTACGGATGAAAAACTTTTGGATGAGATTTATCAAGCGTATATAAAAGCGGTTGAGGAAGAGGAAGAATATGAAGAAGAAGACCAAGACGAATACGAGGAAGACGAAAACGAATAA
- a CDS encoding glycerophosphodiester phosphodiesterase yields MKITESWLFSKPIAHRGLHDKNAPENTLAAFSKAIEAGYPIELDLRIIDDGTVVVFHDEKLSRLTGSDGYITNLVKQKLKDYKILKSDQHIPTFEQTLELINGQVPLLIEIKNSNKVGILERKVLEILKGYDGEYAVHSFNPYTVEYFKKYAPQIPRGQLSSFFTDDKTLNFFKKFVLKRMLLNHVSKPDFISYESKYLPNVFVTKTKLPVLAWTVRSQQEYEDVKLYCDNIIFENFIPQT; encoded by the coding sequence ATGAAAATAACAGAATCCTGGCTTTTTTCTAAGCCGATAGCCCACAGAGGCTTGCATGACAAAAACGCGCCAGAAAACACTCTGGCGGCTTTTAGTAAGGCGATAGAAGCGGGTTATCCAATTGAACTTGATCTTAGAATAATTGACGATGGGACTGTCGTGGTTTTCCATGACGAAAAATTAAGCAGGCTTACAGGCAGCGACGGCTATATAACAAACCTTGTCAAACAAAAACTCAAAGACTATAAAATATTAAAATCCGACCAACATATACCCACTTTTGAGCAGACGCTTGAGCTTATAAACGGGCAAGTTCCGTTGCTTATTGAAATAAAAAACAGCAATAAAGTTGGAATTTTGGAAAGAAAAGTTTTGGAAATACTTAAAGGCTATGACGGCGAGTATGCCGTGCATTCTTTTAATCCTTATACCGTTGAATACTTCAAAAAATACGCGCCTCAAATACCGCGCGGGCAATTATCCTCTTTTTTCACCGACGATAAGACGCTTAATTTTTTCAAAAAATTTGTCCTAAAAAGAATGCTGCTAAACCATGTCTCCAAACCTGATTTTATATCTTATGAGAGCAAATATTTGCCTAATGTTTTTGTCACAAAAACTAAATTGCCCGTCCTGGCCTGGACTGTGCGCTCCCAACAAGAATATGAGGATGTAAAATTATATTGCGATAATATAATTTTTGAAAACTTTATCCCCCAGACCTAA
- a CDS encoding lactate utilization protein, protein MDDIIIKTLNNLKKRTFLPHYCQTTEEAIAKVLELIPKDAKVGIGGSMTIANMGIPNLLKNRGNQVLMAGYVDLPKEQIYQQAAFADVYMTSANAITCEGEIVNIDGRGNRVAATIFGPPVIIAVTGVNKITDSLEDAIKRVRNVASPKNCVRLNKKTPCAISGKCAYCYPPETICRNTVITHFPSSGKQYHVILVNQELGF, encoded by the coding sequence ATGGACGATATAATAATAAAGACTTTAAATAATCTAAAAAAACGGACTTTTTTGCCCCACTATTGCCAAACAACAGAAGAAGCCATAGCAAAAGTTTTGGAACTAATCCCTAAAGACGCTAAAGTAGGCATAGGCGGAAGCATGACCATAGCTAATATGGGCATACCTAATTTGCTAAAAAATAGAGGCAATCAAGTTCTTATGGCGGGCTATGTTGATTTGCCCAAAGAGCAAATTTACCAGCAAGCCGCTTTTGCCGATGTTTATATGACTTCGGCTAACGCCATAACTTGCGAAGGCGAAATAGTCAATATTGACGGCAGGGGCAATCGCGTGGCGGCAACTATTTTTGGCCCGCCCGTTATAATTGCCGTGACCGGCGTAAACAAGATTACGGACAGTTTGGAAGACGCAATAAAAAGGGTTCGCAATGTCGCTTCGCCCAAAAATTGCGTCAGGTTAAATAAAAAGACTCCATGCGCCATAAGCGGAAAGTGTGCTTATTGTTATCCGCCCGAGACTATTTGCAGAAACACGGTTATAACGCATTTCCCATCAAGCGGCAAACAATACCATGTAATTTTGGTCAATCAAGAATTAGGTTTTTGA
- the lepA gene encoding elongation factor 4, translated as MEKSRIRNFCIIAHIDHGKSTLADRLIEKTGTVSARELQNQLLDSMPLERERGITIKLTPVRMFYTAKDGNEYILNLIDTPGHVDFTYEVSRSLAACEGALLVVDAAQGVEAQTLANVYLALDNNLVILPVINKIDLPSARPEEVKKEIEEVIGLDAQSAPLISAKEGINIDDVLEYIVSNIPAPQGDKSAPLKALIFDSFYDNYKGAVCLVRIIDGSVKAGTRIKIWSTGKVFETVEVGAFNPKPVVVQELGAGEVGYIAASIKNVADTAPGDTITSADRPCDQPLPGYKKAHPVVYCGIFPTDGGRYSDLKDALEKLKLNDASLFYEPEVSAALGFGFRCGFLGLLHMEIIQERLEREFDLDLITTAPSVIYTIHKTNGQVLEISNPSNWPSAAEIAYIEEPIVLADIYTPPEYIGAVMELCQEKRGEYLDMQYLDKNRVKMRYTMPLNEIVYDFFDSLKSRTRGYASLDYEITGKKKADLVKMDILLNNEVCDALSIIIHKDKAYARGRSIAEKLKEVIPRQMFEVPIQAAIGGKVIARETVKALRKDVLAKCYGGDITRKRKLLEKQKEGKKRMRQFGSVEIPSEAFISILKLDK; from the coding sequence ATGGAAAAAAGCAGGATAAGGAATTTTTGCATAATAGCGCATATTGACCACGGAAAAAGCACGCTTGCCGATCGCCTTATAGAAAAAACAGGCACGGTCAGCGCGAGGGAATTGCAAAATCAGCTTTTGGACTCCATGCCTTTGGAAAGGGAGCGGGGCATTACGATAAAACTTACGCCTGTAAGAATGTTTTATACGGCAAAAGACGGCAACGAATATATTTTGAATTTGATAGACACCCCGGGCCATGTGGATTTTACTTACGAAGTTTCGCGCTCGCTTGCGGCGTGCGAAGGCGCTTTGCTGGTGGTGGACGCCGCCCAAGGCGTAGAAGCGCAAACTTTGGCCAATGTATATTTGGCGCTTGATAATAATCTCGTTATATTGCCCGTCATTAATAAAATTGATTTGCCCAGCGCAAGGCCCGAAGAAGTAAAAAAAGAGATTGAAGAAGTTATCGGCTTGGACGCGCAATCGGCGCCGCTTATCTCGGCTAAAGAAGGGATAAATATTGACGATGTGCTTGAATATATAGTAAGCAATATTCCCGCGCCCCAAGGCGATAAAAGCGCGCCGCTAAAAGCCCTTATCTTTGATTCTTTTTATGATAATTACAAAGGCGCGGTGTGTCTTGTTAGAATAATTGACGGTTCGGTCAAGGCGGGAACAAGAATAAAGATTTGGTCAACAGGCAAAGTGTTTGAAACTGTTGAAGTCGGAGCGTTTAATCCCAAGCCCGTAGTCGTCCAAGAACTTGGCGCGGGCGAGGTCGGGTATATAGCCGCAAGCATAAAAAATGTAGCCGATACAGCGCCCGGGGACACCATAACATCGGCCGATAGACCGTGCGACCAACCATTGCCGGGATATAAAAAAGCGCATCCTGTCGTCTATTGCGGCATTTTTCCTACAGACGGCGGAAGATATAGCGACCTAAAAGACGCTTTGGAAAAGCTAAAGCTTAACGACGCTTCGCTGTTTTATGAGCCTGAGGTAAGCGCAGCTTTGGGCTTTGGTTTTAGATGCGGTTTTTTGGGGCTTTTGCATATGGAAATTATCCAAGAACGCTTAGAGAGGGAATTTGATCTAGATCTTATAACGACCGCTCCCAGCGTAATTTATACAATTCACAAAACCAACGGTCAAGTTTTGGAGATTTCCAATCCGTCCAACTGGCCTTCCGCGGCGGAAATAGCTTATATTGAAGAGCCCATAGTTTTGGCTGATATTTATACGCCGCCCGAATACATCGGCGCTGTTATGGAACTTTGCCAAGAAAAAAGGGGCGAGTATTTGGATATGCAATACCTTGATAAAAACAGGGTCAAGATGCGTTATACCATGCCTTTAAATGAAATAGTTTATGATTTTTTTGATAGTTTAAAATCCCGAACAAGAGGGTATGCGAGCCTTGACTATGAAATAACGGGCAAAAAAAAGGCCGACCTTGTCAAGATGGATATTTTGCTTAACAATGAGGTTTGCGACGCTTTGAGTATAATAATCCACAAAGACAAAGCCTATGCGCGCGGTCGCAGTATAGCCGAAAAATTAAAAGAAGTCATACCCCGACAGATGTTTGAAGTGCCCATACAAGCCGCGATAGGCGGCAAGGTGATCGCAAGGGAGACGGTAAAAGCGCTCAGAAAAGATGTTCTGGCGAAATGTTACGGCGGAGACATTACAAGAAAACGCAAGCTTTTGGAAAAACAAAAAGAAGGCAAAAAACGCATGCGCCAGTTTGGCAGCGTAGAAATACCCAGCGAAGCTTTTATAAGCATTCTTAAGCTTGACAAATGA
- the hemW gene encoding radical SAM family heme chaperone HemW, whose amino-acid sequence MKKVGVYIHIPFCRSKCAYCAFNSFFADTHTQKEYVNFLIKEIKSFKYDDDIIADTIYFGGGTPSFLYQGGITAIIDALKKRFIFLPREASIECNPESVTKPKLKEYSLAGINRISIGLQSASDALLKNAGRIHTLQDFLNSVQCCQEAGFQNLSCDIMLGLPNQNIDDVIDTLNILFKLPIIKHISMYGLKPEKNTPWQDIVVDEDLSVDMYDAAYGLLLKNGFLRYEVSNFCKPGYECVHNIKYWKRQDYLGFGLGAHSLIDNVRYANADNLKDYYNNKKEWLVLTKKQAKEEHIMLALRMEEGLNITGYNNEFEGDFIKEYFKPIEKLSKLGAIELTKNSLKIKPQYMGVMNSIIAEFFN is encoded by the coding sequence ATGAAAAAAGTAGGCGTTTACATCCATATACCTTTTTGCCGCTCAAAATGCGCTTATTGCGCTTTTAATTCTTTTTTTGCCGATACCCATACCCAAAAAGAATATGTCAATTTTTTAATAAAAGAAATAAAATCTTTTAAGTATGACGACGATATAATAGCCGATACTATATATTTTGGCGGAGGCACGCCGTCATTTTTATATCAAGGCGGCATAACGGCTATTATTGACGCGCTAAAAAAAAGATTTATCTTTTTACCGCGCGAAGCGTCAATAGAATGCAATCCCGAGTCCGTTACAAAACCAAAACTTAAAGAATATAGCTTAGCGGGAATAAACCGGATCAGCATCGGGCTTCAATCGGCTTCGGATGCGCTTTTAAAAAACGCGGGCAGGATTCATACCTTACAAGACTTTTTAAATAGCGTGCAATGTTGTCAAGAGGCTGGGTTTCAAAACCTAAGCTGCGATATAATGCTGGGCTTGCCCAATCAAAACATAGACGATGTTATAGATACTTTGAATATTTTATTCAAGCTTCCCATAATTAAGCACATATCAATGTATGGGCTAAAACCTGAAAAAAACACGCCATGGCAGGATATAGTTGTTGACGAGGACTTATCCGTCGATATGTATGACGCGGCATATGGCTTGCTGTTAAAAAACGGATTTTTGAGATACGAAGTTAGCAATTTTTGCAAGCCAGGATATGAATGCGTCCATAACATCAAATATTGGAAAAGGCAAGATTATCTCGGCTTCGGGCTGGGCGCGCATTCTTTAATAGACAATGTTAGATACGCCAATGCGGACAATCTAAAGGATTATTATAACAACAAAAAAGAATGGCTTGTTCTTACAAAAAAGCAAGCCAAAGAAGAACATATAATGCTTGCTTTGCGTATGGAAGAAGGGCTTAATATTACTGGTTATAATAACGAATTTGAAGGAGATTTCATAAAAGAGTATTTCAAGCCCATTGAAAAACTTAGCAAACTGGGCGCAATAGAGCTTACAAAAAACTCCCTAAAAATCAAGCCTCAATATATGGGCGTTATGAACAGTATAATTGCCGAGTTTTTTAATTAG